In the Deferrivibrio essentukiensis genome, one interval contains:
- a CDS encoding YdbC family protein: MSEIKYEIVERIAILSEKGNWTKELNKVSWNDRPAKYDLRDWNHKDGKIGKGITLTEEELGNLKEVLNALGV; the protein is encoded by the coding sequence ATGAGCGAGATAAAATATGAAATCGTAGAGAGAATTGCTATACTTTCTGAAAAAGGCAACTGGACTAAAGAGCTTAATAAAGTAAGCTGGAATGATAGACCTGCAAAATATGATTTAAGAGATTGGAATCACAAAGATGGTAAAATTGGTAAAGGTATTACCTTGACAGAAGAAGAGTTAGGAAACTTAAAAGAAGTATTAAATGCACTTGGA